One region of Cydia pomonella isolate Wapato2018A chromosome 25, ilCydPomo1, whole genome shotgun sequence genomic DNA includes:
- the LOC133531603 gene encoding serine hydrolase-like protein yields the protein MKVLREWTIDAPWGKIAMMSWGNEAGYPVLLVHGRQDSAATFEPLLQFLPDSFHYVALDLPGHGRSEPFPTGVAPTRLHFVGAVQVAVWHLRWKQFIFVGHSMGCEGGLFFNAVYPHRISKMILLDPGPALARLQVHDPREYFASFHQKYYDNYDTFAGKRIYSKRRALEAVMSARGFTEAQAQLALARNMVQVGDDLYELAWDRRLLCLPPPNYPPSYYYQLFCTPTPTLLIAAKDWQGGYSNGKKEALKLINDLEKTLENFTVITVEGGHDVHFTNPERFFKVLCEFLDKKFENKSKL from the exons ATGAAAGTTTTAAGGGAGTGGACAATCGACGCACCATGGGGAAAaatagcaa TGATGTCATGGGGGAATGAAGCAGGCTATCCAGTGCTGCTGGTACACGGACGGCAGGACAGCGCGGCCACCTTTGAGCCGCTCCTACAGTTCTTGCCTGACTCATTTCATTACGTGGCTCTGGACTTGCCTGGCCATGGTCGCTCCGAACCTTTCCCTACAG GAGTGGCGCCAACGAGGCTGCACTTCGTGGGCGCGGTGCAGGTGGCCGTGTGGCATCTGCGCTGGAAGCAGTTCATCTTTGTGGGCCACTCCATGGGCTGCGAGGGAG GTTTATTCTTTAATGCGGTGTATCCTCACCGTATATCGAAGATGATTCTGTTGGACCCCGGGCCGGCGCTGGCTCGTCTGCAAGTCCACGATCCGAGGGAGTACTTCGCATCCTTCCACCAGAAGTATTATGATAACTATGACACGTTCGCCGGGAAGAGGATTTACAG CAAGCGGCGCGCTCTGGAGGCGGTGATGTCGGCGCGCGGCTTCACGGAGGCGCAGGCGCAGCTCGCGCTGGCCAGGAACATGGTGCAAGTCGGAGATGACCTTTATGA ATTGGCCTGGGACCGCCGGCTCCTATGCCTCCCACCACCCAACTACCCCCCCTCCTACTACTACCAGCTGTTCTGTACGCCCACACCTACCCTCCTCATCGCTGCCAAAGACTGGCAGGGTGGCTACTCTAACGGTAAGAAGGAAGCACTGAAATTAATCAACGATTTGGAGAAAACTCTGGAGAATTTTACTGTGATAACGGTGGAAGGTGGACATGATGTGCATTTTACTAATCCGGAACGTTTTTTTAAAGTGCTTTGTGAGTTTTTGGATAAGAAGTTTGAGAATAAATCTAAGCTGTAG